A part of Kiritimatiellia bacterium genomic DNA contains:
- a CDS encoding 8-oxoguanine deaminase: protein MAELLIRNIHTLVTMDAKRRVLRDADVRLADGRVAELGTRLEARPGVRELDGRNCVAYPGFVNTHHHLYQTLTRNIPRVQNAKLFDWLINLYEVWRELGPEAVEVSTRVGVGELLLSGCTTTTDHFYVFPRGAPREFLDVEIETARKIGVRFHPTRGSMSRGRSQGGLPPDDVVQTPDEILGDCDRLIAKYHDPNPFAMCRIVLAPCSPFSVTTELLAETSKYARTKKVFLHTHLCETKDEEDFCQKTLGLRPLDYMEKTGWVGPDVWYAHGIYFSDEEIKRLAETKTGVAHCPASNLRLGSGIAPIPKMLEAGVRVGLAVDGSASNDASNFAREMQLAMLVHRVGTGVDAMPPQKVVEIATLGGAAILGQPEIGSVEPGKAADLALFRLDRLEYAGAMADPASALLFCGAGPRAEYTIVAGRVLVEKGRLVGEDEEALVERANRVAEAMLSTAERKQNRSYC, encoded by the coding sequence ATGGCCGAACTTTTAATCCGGAATATTCACACGCTGGTGACGATGGACGCGAAGCGGCGCGTGCTCCGGGACGCGGACGTCCGCCTCGCGGACGGCCGCGTCGCGGAGTTGGGGACCCGGCTGGAGGCCCGGCCCGGCGTCCGCGAACTGGACGGCCGGAACTGCGTCGCCTACCCGGGTTTCGTCAACACGCACCACCATTTGTACCAGACCCTCACGCGGAACATCCCCCGGGTGCAGAACGCCAAGCTCTTCGACTGGCTGATCAACCTGTATGAGGTCTGGCGCGAGCTGGGCCCGGAGGCGGTCGAGGTCAGCACGCGGGTCGGCGTGGGCGAGTTGCTGCTCTCCGGCTGCACCACGACCACCGATCATTTCTACGTGTTCCCTCGGGGTGCCCCGCGGGAATTCCTGGACGTCGAGATCGAGACCGCGCGGAAGATCGGCGTGCGCTTCCATCCCACCCGCGGCAGCATGAGCCGCGGCCGCTCGCAGGGCGGCCTGCCGCCGGACGACGTGGTGCAGACGCCCGACGAGATCCTCGGCGACTGTGACCGGCTCATCGCGAAATACCACGACCCGAACCCCTTCGCCATGTGCCGGATCGTGCTGGCGCCGTGCTCGCCGTTCTCCGTCACGACTGAACTGCTGGCCGAGACCTCGAAGTACGCGCGGACCAAGAAGGTCTTCCTGCACACGCACCTCTGCGAAACCAAGGACGAGGAGGACTTCTGCCAGAAGACGCTGGGCCTGCGCCCGTTGGACTACATGGAGAAGACCGGCTGGGTGGGCCCGGACGTCTGGTACGCGCACGGCATCTACTTCAGCGACGAGGAAATCAAGCGCCTCGCGGAGACGAAGACGGGGGTGGCGCACTGCCCGGCGTCCAACCTGCGGTTGGGCTCCGGTATCGCGCCGATCCCGAAGATGCTCGAGGCCGGCGTGCGCGTCGGGTTGGCGGTGGACGGCAGCGCGAGCAACGACGCCTCCAACTTCGCCCGCGAGATGCAGCTGGCCATGTTGGTGCACCGGGTCGGAACCGGTGTGGACGCCATGCCGCCGCAGAAGGTGGTCGAGATAGCGACCCTGGGCGGCGCGGCGATCCTCGGCCAGCCGGAGATCGGGAGCGTCGAGCCCGGCAAGGCCGCCGACCTTGCCCTGTTCCGCCTCGACCGGCTCGAGTACGCCGGCGCGATGGCCGACCCGGCTTCCGCGCTGCTGTTCTGCGGGGCGGGCCCGCGGGCCGAGTACACGATCGTGGCCGGCCGCGTCCTCGTCGAAAAGGGGCGCCTCGTTGGAGAGGACGAGGAGGCGCTGGTCGAGCGGGCGAACCGGGTAGCGGAAGCGATGCTCTCCACCGCCGAACGGAAGCAGAACCGGTCCTATTGCTAA
- a CDS encoding glycosyltransferase family 2 protein, producing the protein MKLSIIIPVYNEEPTVEKLVETVEGVAVPVDKELVIVDDCSRDRTREILQGLKARYSNIQLVFHEKNQGKGAALRTGFAAATGDILLIQDADLEYDPHEYPRLLQPILDGHADAVFGSRFLGGGPHRVVFFWHYVGNKILTMLSNMMTNLNLTDMEVCYKLFRREVMQKISIRENRFGFEPEITAKVAKGHWRVYEVPISYYGRDYSEGKKITWKDGFRALWCIVKYRFVN; encoded by the coding sequence ATGAAGCTTTCCATCATCATCCCGGTCTACAACGAGGAGCCGACCGTCGAGAAGCTGGTGGAGACCGTAGAGGGGGTGGCCGTTCCCGTGGACAAGGAACTGGTCATCGTCGACGATTGTTCCCGGGACCGGACCCGCGAGATTCTCCAGGGCTTGAAGGCGCGGTACTCCAATATCCAGCTCGTGTTTCACGAGAAGAACCAGGGGAAAGGTGCGGCGCTGCGCACCGGCTTTGCCGCGGCCACGGGCGATATCCTGCTGATCCAGGATGCCGACCTGGAATACGATCCCCATGAATATCCGCGCCTGCTGCAGCCCATCCTCGACGGGCACGCGGACGCGGTCTTCGGGTCGCGGTTCCTCGGCGGCGGGCCGCACCGGGTGGTGTTCTTCTGGCACTACGTCGGCAACAAGATCCTGACCATGCTCTCCAACATGATGACCAACCTGAACCTGACGGACATGGAGGTCTGTTACAAGCTGTTCCGCCGGGAGGTCATGCAGAAAATCTCGATCCGGGAGAACCGCTTCGGCTTCGAGCCGGAGATCACGGCCAAGGTGGCCAAGGGGCATTGGAGGGTGTACGAGGTGCCCATCTCCTACTACGGGCGCGATTATTCCGAGGGCAAGAAGATCACCTGGAAGGACGGCTTCCGCGCCTTGTGGTGCATCGTCAAGTACCGCTTCGTGAACTGA
- a CDS encoding glycosyltransferase, with amino-acid sequence MPLVSIITSTYNRATMVRRAIESVRAQTFGDWEHIIVGDCTPDDTESVVRSFNDPRLRFYNLPEKSPPGSHGAIAKNHGIQRMARGEYIAYLDDDDRYLPRFLDVMMGSLRAHPEAMLAYCRSMYRDKKTGARLWGNPFQRWLHGYSKEKLRRYNFLNTNCVIHRKSVVDEVGGWDPAYYFDDYELWLRISARYDFHYVNRVLVETYVEEPSFLVRAFRKGWHILRRGRTTPVE; translated from the coding sequence ATGCCCCTCGTCAGCATCATCACCAGCACCTACAACCGCGCGACGATGGTGCGCCGCGCCATCGAATCCGTGCGGGCGCAGACCTTCGGCGACTGGGAGCACATCATCGTCGGTGATTGTACGCCGGACGACACGGAGTCCGTGGTGCGATCCTTCAACGATCCGCGGCTGCGGTTTTACAACCTGCCGGAAAAATCCCCGCCGGGCAGCCACGGGGCGATCGCCAAGAACCATGGCATCCAGCGCATGGCCCGGGGTGAATACATTGCTTACCTGGATGACGACGACCGCTATCTGCCGAGATTTCTCGATGTGATGATGGGCTCCCTGCGGGCCCATCCGGAGGCCATGCTGGCGTACTGCCGCTCCATGTACCGCGACAAGAAAACAGGTGCCCGCCTGTGGGGCAACCCGTTCCAGCGCTGGCTGCACGGGTACTCGAAGGAAAAGCTGCGCCGCTACAATTTCCTGAACACGAATTGCGTGATCCACAGGAAAAGCGTGGTGGACGAGGTGGGCGGCTGGGATCCGGCGTATTACTTTGACGACTACGAATTGTGGCTGCGGATCAGCGCGCGGTACGATTTCCACTACGTAAACCGGGTCCTGGTGGAAACCTACGTGGAGGAGCCGTCGTTCCTCGTCCGTGCATTCCGAAAGGGCTGGCATATCTTGCGCCGCGGCCGCACGACGCCGGTGGAGTAG
- a CDS encoding glycosyltransferase: MARMRIAFLLQDTGRIYGAERATLDLARGLRSAGVEVAAWLIEESRLGLEKSQLKAAILDAGLPCVALPVQSAFSRDLLRALREKAGSERPDIVHTIGPKATVHAAWALRGRLPLVTTVHGWLFRPDLKERFYEWLELRAFRRFDRVITLSRHYEHWLAARVGAGRVVRIPSGFQTRGEAESVAAVGDRGHSLLKFGMLGRLSWEKNHELFFRAARRFLDGGGAARFLVAGEGPERARLETLRAELGLETDVEMAGYAASEEFFRNVHALVQCSRMENLPYSIMEAMARERPVLATRVGGIPDLIEDGVSGFLVEPGDEAALAERMTRLADDPGLVVRMGKAGREKLEREFATGKNIEDHIKLYTALRPLNPEP, encoded by the coding sequence ATGGCCCGCATGCGGATCGCTTTTCTATTGCAGGACACGGGGCGGATTTACGGGGCCGAACGGGCGACGCTGGACCTTGCGCGCGGCCTGCGGTCCGCCGGCGTCGAGGTCGCCGCGTGGCTGATCGAGGAATCGCGGCTGGGCCTGGAAAAAAGCCAGTTGAAGGCCGCGATCCTCGATGCGGGCCTGCCTTGCGTCGCGCTGCCGGTCCAGAGCGCTTTTTCGCGGGACCTCTTGCGGGCGCTCCGGGAAAAAGCGGGGAGCGAGAGGCCGGATATCGTTCACACGATCGGGCCGAAAGCCACGGTGCATGCGGCGTGGGCCTTACGGGGCCGGTTACCGCTGGTGACCACGGTCCACGGCTGGCTGTTCCGGCCGGACCTGAAAGAGCGTTTCTACGAATGGCTCGAATTGCGGGCGTTCCGGCGGTTCGACCGGGTGATCACGCTCTCGCGGCATTACGAGCACTGGCTGGCCGCGCGGGTGGGGGCCGGGCGCGTGGTCCGGATTCCGTCGGGGTTCCAGACCCGGGGCGAGGCGGAATCTGTAGCCGCGGTCGGCGACCGCGGCCACAGCCTCCTGAAGTTCGGCATGCTCGGCCGGTTGAGCTGGGAGAAGAACCACGAGTTGTTCTTCCGGGCTGCGCGCCGATTCCTGGACGGCGGCGGGGCGGCGCGGTTCCTGGTCGCGGGGGAGGGCCCGGAGCGGGCGAGGCTGGAAACGCTTCGGGCCGAACTGGGGCTGGAGACGGACGTCGAGATGGCGGGCTACGCGGCCAGCGAGGAGTTCTTCCGGAATGTCCACGCGCTGGTACAATGTTCGCGGATGGAAAACCTGCCCTACAGCATCATGGAGGCCATGGCGCGGGAGCGGCCAGTCCTCGCGACGCGCGTCGGCGGGATACCGGACCTGATCGAGGACGGAGTCAGCGGCTTCCTCGTTGAGCCGGGCGACGAGGCGGCGCTGGCCGAGCGCATGACACGGCTTGCCGATGATCCTGGACTGGTGGTACGCATGGGCAAAGCGGGGCGCGAGAAACTGGAACGCGAGTTCGCCACGGGGAAAAACATCGAGGATCATATCAAGCTCTATACGGCCCTCCGCCCCCTGAACCCTGAACCCTGA
- a CDS encoding iron-only hydrogenase system regulator has product MKKRLGFVGIVVENRRKSAGLVNQVLTEFGDLIYGRMGIPHLEEDHSVITLIVRATTDEVGSLTGQLGQIEGVSVKSAMTTAKM; this is encoded by the coding sequence ATGAAGAAGCGACTGGGTTTCGTCGGGATCGTCGTGGAAAACCGCAGGAAGAGCGCGGGGCTGGTCAACCAGGTGCTCACCGAGTTCGGCGACCTGATCTACGGCCGCATGGGCATCCCCCACCTGGAGGAGGACCACAGCGTCATCACCCTGATCGTGCGCGCGACCACGGACGAGGTCGGCAGCCTGACGGGCCAGCTCGGCCAGATTGAAGGCGTCTCTGTCAAATCGGCCATGACCACGGCCAAGATGTAA
- the hydF gene encoding [FeFe] hydrogenase H-cluster maturation GTPase HydF produces MEKTPKSLRLHIGLFGRTNVGKSSFLNLVAGQDVALTSPIPGTTTDVVEKAMELLPVGPVAFLDTGGLDDASALGAGRVGRTRRALDRIDVAVLLLEPNRWTTFEDELLGEFAARRTPVLAVINKTDLEEPASAFVESVRSKIPRVLQCASQPFTGAERDRVVHRFKQHLLEMCPDHVVAAPSLLGDLVPPGGLIVLIIPIDKEAPKGRIILPQVQAIRDALDHGEMVAVCRETEYIALLSQLAKPPDLVVCDSQVVHRMVAETPPGVKCTTFSILFSRFRGDLARQTEGAAAIDRLRPGNRVLIAEACTHHAVEDDIGRVKIPRWLKKHLGFDLEITVCSGRDWPEDVASYSLIILCGACMLTKREVLARIEKAAAAGVPITNYGLCISHLQGVLPRVLEPFLKGINVQQPTSNNQQPTVGSWTLDVERWKLDRHAGSLP; encoded by the coding sequence ATGGAAAAGACTCCCAAATCCCTGCGGCTGCACATCGGCCTGTTCGGCCGGACCAACGTCGGGAAGTCCAGCTTCCTGAACCTGGTCGCCGGGCAGGACGTGGCCCTGACCTCGCCCATCCCCGGCACGACCACCGACGTCGTGGAGAAGGCGATGGAACTGCTGCCCGTCGGCCCCGTCGCGTTCCTGGACACCGGCGGCCTGGACGATGCCTCGGCGCTCGGCGCCGGCCGCGTCGGCCGGACCCGCCGCGCGCTGGACCGCATCGACGTCGCGGTGCTGCTGTTGGAGCCGAACCGCTGGACGACGTTCGAGGATGAACTGCTCGGCGAGTTCGCCGCGCGCAGGACGCCGGTCCTCGCGGTCATCAATAAAACGGACCTGGAGGAACCGGCGTCCGCTTTCGTCGAATCGGTCCGGTCGAAAATCCCGCGCGTGCTCCAGTGCGCCAGCCAACCGTTCACGGGCGCGGAGCGCGATCGCGTGGTCCACCGGTTCAAGCAGCACCTTCTTGAGATGTGCCCCGACCACGTGGTCGCCGCGCCCAGCCTGCTCGGCGACCTGGTCCCGCCCGGCGGGCTGATCGTGCTGATCATCCCCATCGACAAGGAGGCGCCCAAAGGGCGGATCATCCTCCCGCAGGTGCAGGCCATCCGCGACGCGCTGGACCACGGCGAAATGGTGGCCGTCTGCCGCGAGACCGAGTACATCGCCCTGCTGTCGCAACTGGCCAAGCCGCCTGACCTCGTGGTGTGCGATTCGCAGGTCGTGCACCGGATGGTCGCGGAGACGCCGCCCGGCGTGAAGTGCACGACGTTTTCGATTCTCTTCTCCCGGTTCCGCGGCGACCTGGCGCGGCAGACCGAGGGCGCGGCGGCCATCGACCGGCTACGGCCGGGGAACCGCGTGCTGATCGCCGAGGCGTGCACGCATCACGCCGTGGAGGACGACATCGGCCGCGTGAAGATTCCGCGCTGGCTGAAGAAGCATCTCGGGTTCGACCTGGAGATCACGGTCTGTTCCGGCCGCGACTGGCCGGAGGACGTGGCGTCGTACTCGCTGATCATCCTGTGCGGTGCGTGCATGCTGACCAAGCGCGAGGTGCTGGCCCGGATCGAGAAGGCCGCCGCCGCGGGCGTGCCGATCACGAACTACGGCCTTTGCATCTCGCACCTCCAGGGCGTGCTGCCCCGGGTGCTGGAACCGTTTCTGAAAGGAATCAACGTCCAACAACCAACGTCCAACAACCAACAACCAACAGTTGGAAGTTGGACGTTGGACGTTGAGCGTTGGAAGTTGGATCGTCATGCGGGGAGCCTGCCATGA
- the hydG gene encoding [FeFe] hydrogenase H-cluster radical SAM maturase HydG: MTAHLTERSTWSRDRIVRDQIHKYRAGPGDFIPDAEIEARLRANRDPEPARIRAIIAKSEAIQTLEPDETAALLHVSDPELWTEMKAAAARIKRKVYDNRIVTFAPLYLSNRCVNNCLYCGLRCANAAIERRVLTQDEIRREAEVLAGQIGHKRLIVVYGEHPDSAVDFMAESLRTIYSVKVKARIGYGQIRRINVNAPPLRVEELKVLHEVGLGTYQVFQETYHHETYARLHPAGTIKGDYAWRLYAMHRAMEAGIDDVGIGALFGLADWRFEVMGLLYHARELERAFGIGPHTISFPRLEPAESTPFAQESRFLVRDEDMERAVVVIRLSVPYTGMILTARENAAMRRRLIPLGCTQTDASSRIGVGAYSEAYEQQQGSRQQFLLGDTRSLDDVVRELAEMGYITSFCTAGYRCGRTGQCIMDLLRSGREGKFCKLNAVLTFREWLDDFASPATQAAGERILQQELAEIREQNPKGYPVFMQFYERTARGERDLFL, encoded by the coding sequence ATGACCGCTCATCTCACCGAGCGTTCCACCTGGTCCCGCGACCGCATCGTGCGCGATCAAATCCACAAGTACCGCGCCGGCCCGGGCGATTTCATCCCCGACGCCGAGATCGAAGCGCGGTTGCGCGCGAACCGCGATCCCGAGCCGGCCCGCATCCGCGCCATTATCGCCAAGTCGGAGGCCATCCAGACCCTGGAACCGGACGAGACCGCCGCCCTGCTGCACGTATCCGACCCGGAGCTGTGGACGGAGATGAAGGCCGCCGCCGCGCGGATCAAGCGCAAGGTCTACGACAACCGGATCGTCACGTTCGCCCCGCTTTACTTGAGCAATCGCTGCGTCAACAACTGCCTCTACTGCGGCCTGCGCTGCGCCAACGCGGCGATCGAGCGACGCGTGCTGACCCAGGACGAAATCCGGCGCGAGGCCGAGGTTCTGGCCGGGCAAATCGGTCACAAGAGGTTAATTGTCGTTTACGGGGAGCATCCGGATTCCGCGGTGGATTTCATGGCGGAATCGCTGCGCACGATCTACAGCGTCAAGGTCAAGGCCCGGATCGGCTACGGGCAGATCCGCCGGATCAACGTCAACGCCCCGCCCCTGCGCGTGGAGGAACTGAAAGTCCTGCACGAGGTCGGGCTCGGCACGTACCAGGTCTTCCAGGAAACCTACCACCACGAGACGTACGCGCGGCTGCATCCTGCCGGCACGATCAAGGGCGACTACGCGTGGCGGCTGTACGCGATGCACCGGGCGATGGAGGCCGGGATCGACGACGTGGGGATCGGCGCGCTGTTCGGCCTGGCCGACTGGCGGTTCGAAGTCATGGGCCTGCTCTACCACGCGCGGGAGCTGGAGCGCGCGTTCGGCATCGGCCCGCACACGATCTCCTTCCCCCGGCTCGAACCCGCGGAGAGCACGCCCTTCGCGCAGGAGTCCCGGTTCCTCGTGCGCGACGAGGACATGGAGCGCGCGGTGGTCGTCATCCGGCTTTCCGTGCCGTACACGGGGATGATCCTGACCGCGCGGGAAAACGCCGCCATGCGGCGCCGGCTTATCCCGCTGGGCTGCACGCAGACGGACGCGTCCTCGCGCATCGGGGTCGGCGCCTACAGCGAGGCCTACGAGCAGCAGCAGGGCTCGCGCCAGCAGTTCCTGCTCGGCGACACGCGGAGCCTGGACGACGTCGTTCGCGAACTCGCGGAGATGGGCTATATTACATCGTTCTGCACGGCGGGCTACCGGTGTGGCCGGACGGGGCAGTGCATCATGGACCTGCTGCGCAGCGGGCGAGAGGGAAAGTTCTGCAAGCTGAACGCCGTCCTGACGTTCCGCGAATGGCTGGACGATTTCGCGAGCCCCGCCACGCAGGCGGCGGGCGAGCGGATCCTGCAGCAGGAACTGGCGGAAATCCGGGAGCAGAATCCGAAAGGCTATCCCGTGTTCATGCAGTTCTACGAGCGAACGGCGCGCGGCGAGCGGGACCTGTTCCTGTGA
- the hydE gene encoding [FeFe] hydrogenase H-cluster radical SAM maturase HydE, protein MLIKNDILDALTAPDARGLMERADAVRREHCGEDVFLRGIVEFSNCCARNCQYCGLRRDNRRLKRYRMSPAEIRQAAATLLRWGIRTVILQSGDDAHYTTAMLCDLIRGIKADAPGAAITLSIGERPLEDYAAFREAGADRYLLKHETINAALYDRIHPGQSHAARMQIIERLRELDYQVGVGFLVGLPGQTTDDLAEEILFLQRFQPDMAGIGPFLPQADTPFADQPTGERETVLRLLALARIASPRTHLPATTALATLDPAEGFAAGLRSGCNVIMVNGTPDAYRASYRMYDHRIRSSLESARRAIREAGRTASLERGDSDRAVL, encoded by the coding sequence ATGCTGATCAAGAACGACATCCTCGACGCCCTGACGGCGCCGGACGCGCGCGGCCTGATGGAGCGGGCGGACGCGGTGCGGCGGGAGCACTGCGGCGAGGATGTCTTCCTGCGCGGGATCGTGGAGTTCTCCAACTGCTGCGCGCGCAACTGCCAGTATTGCGGACTGCGGCGCGACAACCGGCGGTTGAAGCGCTACCGGATGAGTCCCGCGGAAATCCGGCAGGCCGCGGCCACCCTCCTGCGCTGGGGCATCCGGACCGTCATCCTCCAGTCCGGCGACGACGCGCACTACACGACCGCCATGCTCTGCGACCTCATCCGGGGCATCAAGGCCGACGCGCCCGGCGCGGCCATCACCCTTTCCATTGGGGAGCGGCCGCTGGAGGATTACGCCGCGTTCCGGGAGGCCGGCGCGGACCGCTACCTGCTGAAGCACGAGACCATCAATGCCGCGCTCTACGACCGCATCCATCCCGGGCAGTCGCACGCCGCGCGGATGCAGATCATCGAGCGGCTGCGCGAGCTGGACTACCAGGTGGGCGTCGGCTTCCTCGTCGGCCTGCCCGGCCAGACCACGGACGACCTGGCGGAGGAAATCCTGTTCCTCCAGCGCTTCCAGCCCGACATGGCGGGCATCGGACCGTTCCTGCCGCAGGCGGATACCCCGTTCGCCGACCAGCCGACCGGCGAGCGCGAGACCGTCCTGCGGCTGCTGGCCCTGGCGCGCATCGCATCGCCCCGCACCCACCTGCCGGCGACCACGGCGCTGGCGACGCTCGATCCCGCGGAAGGGTTCGCGGCCGGATTGCGCTCCGGTTGCAACGTGATCATGGTCAACGGGACGCCGGATGCGTACCGGGCGAGCTATCGAATGTACGACCACCGCATCCGCTCAAGCCTGGAATCCGCCCGCCGGGCCATCCGGGAGGCCGGCCGCACGGCCAGCCTGGAACGGGGGGATTCGGACCGAGCCGTTCTGTAG
- a CDS encoding response regulator, with translation MPAKKRILIVDDDRDFVESNKDLLEANGYQVLSAHDGASGLALAKKERPDLMILDVMMATNTEGFEVSRRIPESPELKNMPVIMVTGIRKEMHLPFAFEPDDTWLPVSSLFEKPIEPATLLDEIKKRIG, from the coding sequence ATGCCGGCTAAGAAGCGTATTCTCATCGTCGACGACGACCGCGACTTCGTGGAGTCCAACAAGGACCTGCTCGAGGCCAACGGCTACCAGGTGCTGTCCGCGCACGACGGCGCCAGCGGCCTGGCCCTGGCGAAGAAGGAGCGGCCGGACCTGATGATCCTCGACGTCATGATGGCGACGAACACGGAGGGGTTCGAGGTCAGCCGCAGGATTCCCGAGTCGCCCGAGCTCAAGAACATGCCCGTCATCATGGTCACGGGCATCCGCAAGGAAATGCACCTGCCCTTCGCCTTCGAGCCGGACGATACATGGCTGCCGGTATCCAGCCTCTTCGAAAAGCCCATCGAGCCCGCCACGTTGCTGGACGAGATCAAGAAGCGGATCGGGTGA
- a CDS encoding response regulator: MSDGKTILIVDDDPDFVESNRDLLEAYGYTVHAAHNGADGLDLARKVKPDVLILDVMMATNTEGFEVARKIPDTPELKGLRVLLVTGVTKDMHLPFGFEPDASWLPVDRVLEKPIAPNRLLTEIQKVLGEANPKGENPHAG, translated from the coding sequence ATGAGCGACGGCAAAACCATACTGATCGTGGACGACGATCCGGACTTCGTGGAGTCCAACCGGGACCTCCTCGAGGCCTATGGCTATACCGTTCATGCCGCGCACAACGGGGCCGACGGGCTCGACCTCGCCCGCAAGGTGAAGCCGGACGTGCTGATCCTCGACGTGATGATGGCGACGAACACCGAAGGTTTCGAGGTGGCGCGGAAAATCCCCGATACGCCCGAGTTGAAGGGCCTTCGAGTGCTGCTCGTCACCGGCGTGACCAAGGACATGCACCTGCCTTTCGGATTTGAGCCGGACGCCAGTTGGCTTCCGGTGGACCGCGTGCTTGAAAAACCCATTGCCCCCAACCGGCTCCTGACCGAGATCCAGAAGGTGCTGGGCGAGGCGAACCCCAAAGGAGAGAACCCCCATGCCGGCTAA
- a CDS encoding NAD(P)H-dependent oxidoreductase subunit E, which translates to MIAQDDKIRTLTELPEPIARFIDETRDRPNADSYLVAVLQMIQKHFGYLPAGALNTVSQKMQIPAAKVTGVATFYHFFTFVPKGKHTVSVCMGTACYVKGAGILVDRLKDLLGIQQIGHASKDGQFTLEVARCVGACALAPVLIVDDKVYANVRPDELPKILSKYGFKPPTE; encoded by the coding sequence ATGATCGCCCAAGACGACAAGATCAGGACGCTGACCGAACTGCCCGAGCCCATCGCGCGGTTCATCGACGAGACGCGGGACCGGCCGAACGCGGACAGCTACCTGGTCGCCGTGCTGCAGATGATCCAGAAGCACTTCGGCTACCTGCCGGCCGGCGCGCTGAACACCGTGTCGCAGAAGATGCAGATCCCGGCGGCCAAGGTGACGGGCGTGGCGACGTTCTACCACTTCTTCACCTTCGTGCCCAAGGGGAAACACACCGTGTCCGTCTGCATGGGCACGGCCTGTTACGTCAAGGGCGCGGGAATCCTCGTGGACCGGCTCAAGGACCTGCTGGGGATCCAGCAGATCGGGCACGCCTCGAAGGACGGCCAGTTCACGCTGGAGGTGGCCCGCTGCGTGGGCGCCTGCGCCCTGGCGCCGGTGCTGATCGTGGATGACAAGGTGTACGCCAACGTCCGGCCGGACGAACTGCCGAAAATCCTGTCGAAATATGGTTTCAAACCGCCGACGGAATAA